The proteins below come from a single Eucalyptus grandis isolate ANBG69807.140 chromosome 3, ASM1654582v1, whole genome shotgun sequence genomic window:
- the LOC104436761 gene encoding LOW QUALITY PROTEIN: GTP-binding nuclear protein Ran-3 (The sequence of the model RefSeq protein was modified relative to this genomic sequence to represent the inferred CDS: deleted 4 bases in 2 codons; substituted 1 base at 1 genomic stop codon), whose product MLFLLGVLELSDLALPNQQTVDYPSFKLLIVGDAGTGKTTFVKRHLTGEFEEKYEPTIGVEVHPLDFFTNRRKMRFYYWDTAGQEKLGGLSEGYYIHGQCTVIMFDVTAXWTYKNVPIWHRDLCRVCENIPIVLCGNKVDVKNGQVEARQVTFQRTKNLQLYYEISAKSKYNLEKPFLCLARKLAGDPNLHFVEPSALAPPEVHMDFAPQQQHEAELAEAAIQPLPDGIATKAFFTFGDGNGHSRRRVVSACILSILEFYIFFFYPNFGVLHWGSEMFSLFWFC is encoded by the exons ATGTTGTTTCTTTTGGGGGTTCTGGAGCTGAGCGATCTG GCTCTGCCGAATCAGCAGACTGTCGATTACCCGAGCttcaagctcctcatcgtcggcGATGCTGGCACAG GCAAAACGACTTTTGTGAAGAGACATCTCACTGGGGAGTTTGAAGAGAAATATGAGC CAACTATTGGCGTCGAAGTCCATCCTCTGGATTTCTTCACAAACCGCAGGAAGATGCGGTTTTACTACTGGGATACTGCAGGGCAGGAGAAGCTTGGTGGTCTAAGCGAGGGATATTA CATTCATGGCCAGTGTACAGTTATCATGTTCGACGTCACTGCTTGATGGACATACAAGAATGTTCCTATATGGCATCGCGATCTCTGCAG GGTCTGTGAGAATATA CCCATTGTTCTCTGTGGAAACAAGGTAGATGTGAAGAATGGGCAAGTTGAAGCAAGGCAGGTTACATTCCAGCGGACGAAGAATTTGCAG CTGTACTATGAAATTTCTGCAAAGAGCAAGTACAACTTGGAGAAACCCTTCCTCTGCCTCGCCAGAAAACTTGCCGG GGATCCAAATCTGCACTTTGTTGAGCCTTCTGCTCTTGCACCTCCGGAAGTGCACATGGACTTTGCCCCACAGCAGCA GCATGAGGCAGAACTTGCTGAAGCAGCTATTCAGCCACTTCCCGATGGCATCGCTACAAAAGCATTTTTTACATTTGGAGACGGTAATGGGCATTCGAGACGGCGGGTGGTTTCAGCCTGCATCCTTTCGATTTTGGagttctacattttttttttttacccaaattttGGAGTTCTACATTGGGGAAGCGAGATGTTTTCGCTTTTCTGGTTCTGCTAA